In the Methylophilus sp. 5 genome, one interval contains:
- the pyrR gene encoding bifunctional pyr operon transcriptional regulator/uracil phosphoribosyltransferase PyrR has product MTLPDPEQLLEHLYAQIKPRIQENTALVGIYTGGVWLMERLLKRLQTELGHDILFGKLDAAMYRDDYAQRGLKTTAHPAYIPFDVNGKHIILIDDIFYTGRTTRAVMNELFDYGRPASVQLAALINRGGAQLPIRPDMVGADLPLLAHQSFELAMNTQGRLQLSIADSDPSAKSGADAHV; this is encoded by the coding sequence ATGACACTACCAGACCCCGAACAACTACTGGAGCATTTATATGCCCAAATCAAGCCTCGCATACAGGAAAACACAGCCTTGGTTGGTATTTATACCGGCGGGGTCTGGCTGATGGAGCGGCTGCTCAAACGCCTGCAAACCGAACTGGGGCATGACATCTTGTTCGGCAAGCTGGATGCAGCCATGTACCGTGACGATTATGCGCAACGCGGCTTGAAAACCACCGCCCATCCCGCTTATATCCCGTTCGATGTCAACGGCAAGCACATTATCCTGATCGACGATATTTTCTATACTGGCCGCACCACGCGCGCCGTGATGAATGAGTTGTTTGATTATGGTCGCCCGGCTTCGGTACAACTGGCCGCCCTCATTAACCGTGGCGGCGCACAATTACCGATCCGGCCGGACATGGTCGGCGCAGACCTGCCTCTGTTGGCCCATCAATCATTTGAACTGGCGATGAACACACAAGGGCGGCTGCAACTGAGCATCGCCGACTCTGATCCGTCTGCAAAAAGTGGAGCTGACGCCCATGTATAA
- a CDS encoding YggT family protein, whose amino-acid sequence MLQNMTTFLLNAAFGILTFLLVLRFLMQWTRTSFQNPLGQMAMALTDFMVKPARKLIRPIKQWDLSTLLLALLMQIALFALLALLAGAPASPFFWVWQAVFGVLAQMVDVFFYAILLMAILSWVNPYSPIYGVLNQLSAPILEPLRRVLPPIQGFDFSALVALILLQMVSHIVLPGLATSII is encoded by the coding sequence ATGTTGCAAAATATGACGACTTTTTTACTCAATGCCGCCTTCGGCATTTTGACCTTTTTACTGGTATTACGCTTTTTAATGCAATGGACACGTACTTCGTTCCAGAATCCACTGGGTCAAATGGCCATGGCACTGACCGACTTTATGGTAAAACCGGCACGCAAACTGATCCGCCCCATTAAACAGTGGGACCTGTCGACCTTATTGCTGGCATTGCTCATGCAAATTGCTTTGTTTGCCCTGCTAGCATTACTGGCTGGCGCGCCTGCTTCACCATTTTTCTGGGTATGGCAAGCGGTGTTTGGCGTGCTGGCGCAAATGGTGGATGTGTTTTTCTATGCAATTTTGCTGATGGCGATTTTAAGCTGGGTCAACCCGTACAGCCCGATTTACGGCGTATTAAACCAACTATCAGCACCGATTCTGGAGCCGTTACGCCGTGTATTGCCACCGATTCAAGGCTTTGACTTTTCTGCCCTGGTGGCACTGATTTTATTGCAAATGGTCAGCCATATTGTGTTGCCAGGCCTGGCGACGAGCATTATTTAA
- a CDS encoding PilT/PilU family type 4a pilus ATPase, translated as MDSTHTAGDHDQTEKFVTDLLKLMVTRKASDLFITAGFPPAMKIDGKLTPVSTQTLNTQQTAEIGRAVMNDKQAQEFKTTLECNFAISMPSVGRFRVNAFIQRSAVGLVFRVINTNIPKFDDLKLPQILKEVVMAKRGLIIFVGGTGSGKSTSMAAMLGHRNESSYGHIITIEDPVEFIHGHRNCIVTQREVGVDTESWHAALKNTLRQAPDVIMIGEIRDRETMDYAIAFSETGHLCLATLHANSTNQALDRIINFFPEERRQQLLMDLSLNLRCVASQRLIPKIDGSGRVAAVEVLLHSPLISDLIYKGDVHAIKEIMAKSRELGMQTFDQALFDLFESGQISYDDALRNADSVNDLRLKFKLNSKMANPENQERGKISDLDIL; from the coding sequence ATGGATAGCACACACACTGCTGGCGATCACGACCAGACGGAGAAGTTCGTCACTGACCTACTCAAGCTGATGGTCACGCGTAAGGCGTCTGACTTGTTTATCACGGCCGGTTTTCCACCGGCGATGAAAATTGATGGCAAACTGACGCCGGTGTCTACACAAACACTCAATACCCAGCAAACAGCCGAGATCGGCCGTGCGGTGATGAATGACAAGCAAGCACAAGAATTCAAGACAACGCTGGAGTGCAATTTTGCCATCAGCATGCCCTCAGTTGGCCGCTTTCGTGTTAATGCCTTTATCCAGCGCAGCGCGGTTGGCCTGGTATTCCGGGTGATTAATACCAATATCCCCAAGTTTGATGATTTAAAGTTACCGCAGATTCTTAAAGAGGTCGTGATGGCCAAACGCGGCCTGATCATTTTTGTTGGCGGTACGGGCTCCGGTAAATCGACCTCGATGGCGGCGATGCTGGGGCACCGCAACGAAAGCAGTTACGGCCATATTATTACCATCGAAGATCCAGTCGAATTTATTCACGGCCACCGCAATTGTATTGTGACCCAGCGTGAGGTCGGTGTAGATACCGAAAGCTGGCATGCGGCGCTTAAAAACACGCTGCGCCAGGCGCCGGATGTGATTATGATCGGCGAGATTCGTGATCGTGAAACCATGGACTACGCGATTGCGTTCTCTGAAACCGGTCATTTATGCCTGGCCACCTTGCACGCCAACAGCACCAACCAGGCACTGGATAGGATTATTAACTTTTTCCCTGAAGAGCGCAGGCAACAGTTGTTGATGGACTTATCGCTCAACCTGCGTTGTGTTGCCTCGCAGCGGCTGATCCCCAAGATTGACGGCAGCGGCCGTGTGGCGGCGGTAGAGGTGTTACTGCATTCGCCGTTGATTTCTGACTTGATTTACAAAGGTGATGTGCACGCGATTAAAGAAATCATGGCCAAATCACGCGAGCTTGGCATGCAAACCTTTGACCAGGCCTTGTTTGATTTGTTTGAGTCTGGCCAGATCAGTTATGACGATGCGCTACGCAATGCTGACTCGGTGAATGATTTGCGCCTCAAGTTTAAGCTCAACAGCAAAATGGCGAACCCTGAAAATCAGGAGCGCGGCAAGATTTCTGACCTGGATATTTTATAG
- a CDS encoding aspartate carbamoyltransferase catalytic subunit produces MYNPQLNAQGQLQHLLSIEGLPKRILTDILDTAENFVGVAEREVKKVPLLRGKTVCNIFFENSTRTRTTFEIAAKRLSADVLNLNVSTSSQSKGETILDTVNNLIAMHADMFVVRHQQSGAAHFIAQHVPPHISVINAGDGRHAHPTQGLLDVFTIRKYKPEMHNLRVAIVGDVLHSRVARSEIHALTTLGVPEIRVIAPRTLLPTDVEKLGVQVFHNMEEGLKDVDVVMMLRLQNERMSGALLPSSQEFFQTFGLTPERLALAKPDAIVMHPGPMNRGVEIDSAVADGKQSVILPQVTYGIAVRMAVMAILGGGNAA; encoded by the coding sequence ATGTATAACCCGCAACTCAACGCGCAAGGACAACTACAGCACCTGCTCAGTATCGAAGGGCTACCCAAACGCATTTTGACTGACATTCTGGACACCGCCGAAAACTTTGTTGGCGTGGCCGAACGTGAAGTCAAAAAAGTGCCGTTACTGCGTGGCAAAACCGTGTGCAATATCTTTTTTGAAAACAGCACCCGCACGCGCACCACCTTTGAAATTGCGGCCAAACGCTTGTCGGCCGATGTGCTCAACCTCAATGTCAGCACCTCGTCGCAATCCAAAGGCGAAACCATTTTAGATACGGTAAACAACCTGATTGCCATGCATGCGGATATGTTTGTCGTGCGCCACCAGCAAAGCGGTGCCGCGCACTTTATTGCGCAGCATGTGCCACCACATATCAGCGTGATTAACGCGGGTGATGGCCGCCATGCGCACCCGACACAAGGCTTGCTGGATGTGTTTACCATCCGCAAATACAAGCCAGAAATGCATAACCTACGGGTAGCAATTGTGGGTGACGTATTGCATTCACGCGTTGCCCGCAGCGAAATCCATGCCCTGACCACGCTTGGTGTGCCAGAAATTCGCGTGATTGCCCCGCGTACGCTGCTGCCCACCGATGTAGAAAAGCTCGGTGTACAGGTGTTTCACAATATGGAAGAAGGCTTGAAGGATGTTGATGTGGTTATGATGCTACGCCTGCAAAACGAACGGATGTCAGGCGCACTGCTACCGAGCTCGCAAGAGTTCTTCCAAACCTTTGGCCTGACACCAGAACGACTGGCGCTGGCCAAACCGGATGCCATTGTCATGCACCCTGGTCCGATGAACCGTGGCGTCGAAATTGATTCGGCAGTGGCTGACGGCAAACAGTCAGTCATCTTGCCGCAAGTCACTTACGGCATCGCCGTCCGCATGGCAGTGATGGCGATTCTGGGTGGAGGCAATGCCGCATGA
- a CDS encoding type IV pilus twitching motility protein PilT codes for MDISDLLAFSVKNKASDLHLSSGLPPMIRVHGDVRKINLPSMEHAEVHRMLYDIMNDSQRKIYEETLECDFSFEIPDLARFRVNAFNQQRGAGAVFRTIPSKVLTLDELNAPKVFKDIAETPRGIVLVTGPTGSGKSTTLAAMIDYINESQMSHVLTVEDPIEFVHTSKKSLINQREVGPHTQSFENALRSALREDPDVILVGEMRDLETIRLALTAAETGHLVFGTLHTSSAAKTVDRVVDVFPAAEKEMVRSMLSESLRAVISQTLCKTKDEQGRVAAHEIMMGTPAIRNLIRENKIAQMYSAIQTGQSLGMQTLDQNLQDLVKRNVISAAEARTKAANRDAIIG; via the coding sequence GTGGATATTTCAGATTTATTGGCATTTTCTGTTAAAAATAAGGCGTCGGACTTGCATTTGTCCTCCGGTCTGCCTCCGATGATTCGGGTGCATGGCGATGTGCGCAAAATCAATTTGCCCTCCATGGAGCACGCGGAAGTACATCGCATGCTGTATGACATCATGAACGACAGCCAGCGCAAAATCTATGAAGAAACTCTGGAGTGCGACTTTTCGTTTGAGATTCCAGACCTGGCCCGTTTTCGGGTTAACGCTTTTAATCAGCAACGTGGCGCCGGTGCGGTGTTTCGTACCATTCCGAGCAAGGTGCTCACGCTGGATGAGTTGAATGCGCCTAAAGTATTTAAGGATATTGCTGAGACGCCGCGCGGGATTGTGCTGGTGACCGGGCCCACCGGCTCTGGTAAATCCACCACGCTGGCAGCGATGATCGACTACATCAATGAATCACAAATGTCACACGTGCTGACAGTGGAAGACCCGATCGAATTTGTGCATACCTCGAAAAAATCGCTGATTAACCAGCGTGAAGTTGGTCCGCATACCCAATCGTTTGAAAATGCGTTACGCTCAGCCCTGCGTGAAGACCCGGATGTGATTCTGGTGGGTGAGATGCGTGACCTGGAAACCATCCGCCTGGCATTGACTGCGGCCGAAACCGGCCATTTGGTCTTTGGCACCTTGCACACCAGCTCTGCGGCAAAAACCGTAGACCGGGTAGTCGATGTATTTCCGGCGGCCGAGAAAGAAATGGTGCGCTCTATGTTGTCTGAGTCGTTGCGTGCTGTTATTTCACAAACACTGTGTAAAACCAAAGACGAGCAGGGCCGTGTTGCTGCACATGAAATCATGATGGGCACACCGGCGATTCGCAACCTGATTCGTGAAAACAAAATTGCCCAGATGTATTCTGCGATCCAGACTGGCCAAAGCCTGGGGATGCAAACGCTGGACCAAAACCTGCAAGATCTGGTCAAGCGCAATGTGATTAGTGCCGCTGAAGCCAGAACCAAGGCCGCAAACCGTGACGCTATCATCGGCTAA
- the rng gene encoding ribonuclease G: MAQEVLINVTPQETRVAILEQGIVQELHIERASSLGIVGNIYRGTVVRVLPGMQSAFVEIGLQRAAFLHAADIMECHSEDGTVKTARPIQEVLHEGQSIIVQVIKEAIGTKGARLTTEISIAGRFLVYLPYQKHIGVSQRIDIEEEREFLRNRLLGLLPEEREGGYIIRTMSENATDDELLADIEYLRKVWQKIQTESKKVGERSLIFYDLSLPRRILRDVVCTETTSIRVDSREMFERLKEFAELYVSHAVKPLTHYKGERSLFEFYDIESEIEKALSRKVELKSGGYLIFDQTEALTTVDVNTGSFVSGKNLSDTIFKTNLEAAQTIARQLRLRNLGGIIIIDFIDMDEDAQREAVLEELRKAVALDRARINVNGFSALGLVELTRKRTRESLAHLLCESCQVCQGRGELKTAQTICYEIMRELLRESKQFKNAKEFKILASPIVINMLGDEESQSLASLSDFIKKPLSLHPDTQYGREEFDIVWI; this comes from the coding sequence TTGGCGCAGGAAGTACTGATTAACGTCACGCCGCAAGAAACGCGGGTGGCGATTCTGGAGCAAGGCATCGTTCAGGAGCTACATATAGAGCGGGCCTCATCGCTGGGTATTGTCGGCAATATTTATCGCGGTACGGTGGTGCGCGTGTTGCCTGGCATGCAGTCCGCTTTTGTTGAGATCGGCTTACAGCGCGCGGCTTTTTTGCATGCCGCAGATATTATGGAGTGCCATTCAGAAGATGGGACGGTAAAAACCGCCAGGCCGATTCAGGAGGTGTTGCACGAAGGGCAGTCGATTATCGTGCAGGTGATTAAAGAAGCCATCGGCACCAAGGGTGCGCGATTGACGACGGAAATCAGTATTGCTGGCCGTTTTTTAGTTTATTTGCCTTATCAAAAGCATATTGGTGTTTCGCAACGCATTGATATCGAAGAAGAACGCGAGTTTTTACGCAATCGCTTGCTGGGCTTATTGCCAGAAGAGCGCGAGGGTGGCTACATTATTCGTACCATGTCTGAAAATGCGACCGATGACGAGCTGCTGGCCGATATTGAATACTTGCGCAAAGTCTGGCAAAAAATCCAGACCGAGAGTAAAAAAGTCGGTGAGCGTTCGCTGATTTTTTATGACCTGAGCTTGCCACGCCGTATTTTGCGCGATGTGGTGTGCACGGAAACGACCAGTATCCGCGTCGATTCGCGCGAAATGTTCGAGCGCCTGAAAGAGTTTGCCGAGCTGTATGTCTCCCATGCTGTCAAGCCGCTCACGCACTACAAGGGCGAACGCTCGCTGTTTGAGTTTTATGATATTGAAAGTGAAATCGAAAAAGCCTTGTCACGCAAGGTAGAGCTTAAATCTGGCGGCTATTTGATTTTTGACCAGACCGAGGCGCTGACCACGGTGGATGTGAATACCGGTAGTTTTGTCAGCGGCAAAAACTTATCTGACACCATTTTTAAAACCAATCTTGAGGCAGCACAAACCATTGCGCGACAACTGCGTTTGCGTAATTTGGGCGGTATTATCATTATCGACTTTATTGATATGGATGAAGATGCCCAGCGCGAAGCGGTGCTAGAAGAGCTACGCAAAGCGGTGGCCCTGGATAGAGCCCGTATTAACGTCAATGGTTTTTCGGCGTTAGGCTTGGTCGAGCTGACCCGCAAGCGCACGCGCGAGAGTCTGGCGCACTTGCTGTGCGAGTCTTGCCAGGTGTGCCAGGGGCGCGGTGAACTCAAAACCGCACAAACCATTTGCTATGAAATCATGCGTGAGTTGCTGCGTGAGTCCAAGCAGTTTAAAAACGCCAAAGAATTCAAGATATTAGCGTCACCGATTGTGATCAACATGCTGGGTGATGAAGAGTCACAGAGTTTGGCCAGCCTGTCAGACTTTATTAAAAAGCCGTTGTCGCTGCATCCTGATACACAATACGGGCGTGAAGAGTTTGATATTGTCTGGATATAA
- the proC gene encoding pyrroline-5-carboxylate reductase: protein MQSLSATRIAFIGGGNMAQALITGLQQRAFTMHHITVIDPDTAKHTHLQTTLGINTSASLTAESLAVDVIVLAVKPQQLQGVAQALAPLLQSQLVVSVAAGIRSADLSRWLNGYQTMIRTMPNTPAQIQAGITGAYALPAVSAAQRTLADAVLQAAGEVVWLDDEVQLDAVTAISGSGPAYVFLMIEALTAAGVSLGLSEAQSLQLSLATFKGASLLAAGSSTPIATLREQVTSKGGTTEQGLLSMRQHDIHGMMQDAAAQAARRAKELGDQLGAQA, encoded by the coding sequence ATGCAATCACTTTCAGCCACACGCATCGCCTTTATTGGCGGTGGCAATATGGCCCAAGCCTTGATTACAGGCTTGCAGCAGCGCGCATTTACCATGCATCACATTACCGTGATCGACCCTGATACGGCCAAACACACGCATTTGCAAACAACGCTGGGCATCAACACCAGTGCCAGTCTCACTGCAGAGTCACTGGCTGTAGATGTGATTGTGCTGGCGGTCAAACCGCAGCAATTACAAGGCGTGGCGCAGGCCTTGGCCCCTTTGCTGCAATCGCAGCTAGTGGTTTCGGTCGCAGCAGGCATACGCAGCGCTGATTTGAGCCGCTGGTTAAATGGCTACCAAACCATGATACGCACCATGCCCAACACCCCGGCACAGATTCAGGCGGGGATTACCGGCGCTTATGCCTTGCCTGCCGTTTCGGCGGCACAACGCACATTGGCAGACGCCGTGTTGCAGGCCGCCGGTGAAGTAGTCTGGCTGGACGATGAAGTGCAACTGGATGCCGTCACCGCGATTTCCGGCAGCGGCCCGGCTTATGTATTTTTGATGATAGAAGCCTTGACCGCAGCTGGCGTGTCTTTAGGCCTGAGTGAAGCACAATCGCTGCAGCTCAGCCTGGCGACGTTTAAAGGCGCCAGCCTGTTGGCTGCTGGCAGCAGCACGCCCATTGCAACGTTGCGCGAACAGGTTACCTCCAAGGGCGGCACCACCGAGCAAGGCCTACTCAGCATGCGCCAGCATGATATTCATGGCATGATGCAAGATGCCGCCGCGCAAGCCGCGCGTCGCGCCAAAGAACTGGGTGATCAATTGGGAGCACAAGCATGA
- a CDS encoding nucleoside triphosphate pyrophosphatase translates to MPLQKIILASRSPRRVELLAQLGVHCETLPADIDESSLPGEDPAHYVVRLAQEKALAIAALHGQRGLPILAADTTVALGQDILGKPADAADALAMLSRLSGSVHLVHTAVAVYQAGAVRCLLNTTRVEMMQVPLAVLQDYIASGEPMDKAGAYGIQGRAGAWVVRIDGSYSGVMGLPLHETAQLLHAW, encoded by the coding sequence ATGCCTCTACAAAAAATCATTCTGGCGTCACGCAGCCCGCGTCGCGTTGAGTTGCTGGCACAGTTAGGTGTGCACTGCGAAACGTTGCCTGCCGATATCGACGAATCCAGTTTGCCGGGCGAAGACCCTGCGCACTATGTGGTTCGCCTGGCACAAGAAAAAGCGCTCGCCATTGCGGCGTTGCATGGTCAGCGCGGCTTGCCTATTTTAGCGGCAGACACCACGGTGGCCCTCGGGCAGGATATTTTAGGTAAGCCAGCCGATGCAGCTGACGCGCTGGCCATGCTGTCGCGCTTAAGCGGCAGCGTGCATCTGGTGCATACGGCGGTGGCGGTGTATCAGGCAGGCGCGGTGCGGTGCTTGCTCAATACCACGCGCGTTGAAATGATGCAGGTGCCGCTAGCAGTGTTACAAGATTACATTGCTTCTGGTGAACCCATGGACAAAGCAGGCGCCTATGGCATACAGGGCCGTGCCGGGGCTTGGGTTGTGCGCATTGATGGCAGTTATAGTGGCGTGATGGGTTTACCCTTGCATGAAACGGCGCAGTTGCTGCACGCATGGTAA
- a CDS encoding dihydroorotase: MNIIIKQGRLLDASQQLDQVKDLYISHGKIVAIGEAPAGFKSDQTLDASGKWVLPGLVDLCARLREPGSEYKATLLSELRAAMAGGVTSLACPPDTDPVLDEPGLVEMLKHRAKSQALAHVYPLGAVTRQLQGQLLTEMYALTAAGCVGFSQADTTIVDTQVLWRAFEYAASFGYTLFMRAEDPYLARNGVAHDGEVASRLGLKGIPSAAESIALQTMLRIAQATGVRLHIARVSTAESVELIRQAKQAGMQVTSDVSIQHLHLTDMDIGFFDSMVHLKPPVRTQRDRDALRAGLLDGTLDAICSDHTPVDDDAKALPFAESHPGASALELLLPLTLKWAAQAKLSPTQALAKITQTPASILGVSAGNLQVGATADVVIYDPEMEWRVDGRALLSQGKNTPFVNHAVTGKVTTTFTQGNLVFQQENLQTV; this comes from the coding sequence ATGAATATCATCATAAAACAAGGCCGGTTACTCGATGCCAGCCAGCAGCTGGATCAAGTCAAAGACCTTTATATTAGCCACGGCAAAATTGTGGCCATTGGTGAAGCCCCGGCCGGCTTTAAATCAGACCAAACACTGGATGCCAGCGGCAAATGGGTGTTGCCAGGCCTGGTTGATCTGTGCGCCCGCTTGCGCGAACCCGGCAGCGAATATAAAGCCACCTTACTGAGCGAGCTACGTGCTGCCATGGCTGGCGGCGTCACCAGCCTGGCCTGCCCGCCAGACACCGACCCAGTGCTTGATGAACCAGGCCTGGTTGAAATGCTCAAGCATAGAGCTAAATCACAGGCCCTGGCGCATGTGTATCCTTTGGGCGCAGTCACGCGCCAATTGCAAGGGCAATTACTCACAGAAATGTACGCGCTGACTGCCGCCGGTTGTGTTGGCTTCTCGCAGGCTGACACCACAATTGTGGACACGCAAGTACTGTGGCGCGCGTTTGAATATGCCGCCTCGTTTGGCTACACCTTGTTTATGCGTGCCGAGGACCCTTACCTGGCTAGAAACGGCGTGGCGCATGATGGCGAAGTCGCTTCGAGGCTAGGTTTAAAAGGCATTCCCTCTGCCGCAGAAAGTATTGCATTGCAAACCATGCTGCGTATTGCGCAAGCCACCGGTGTCAGGCTGCATATCGCCCGCGTGTCTACCGCAGAGTCAGTAGAGCTGATTCGCCAGGCTAAACAAGCGGGTATGCAAGTGACCTCAGACGTGAGCATTCAGCATTTGCACCTCACCGACATGGACATCGGCTTTTTTGACAGCATGGTGCATCTAAAACCGCCGGTGCGCACCCAACGCGACCGTGATGCGCTGCGTGCAGGCCTGCTTGATGGCACCCTGGACGCCATTTGCTCTGACCACACACCGGTAGACGATGACGCCAAGGCGCTGCCATTTGCTGAATCGCACCCGGGTGCCTCAGCGCTAGAGCTGCTGCTGCCATTGACGCTGAAGTGGGCGGCCCAGGCCAAGCTATCGCCCACCCAGGCATTGGCCAAAATCACGCAAACCCCCGCCAGTATTTTAGGGGTGAGTGCAGGTAATTTACAAGTAGGCGCTACCGCAGATGTGGTGATCTACGACCCTGAAATGGAGTGGCGTGTCGATGGCCGCGCCCTGCTGAGCCAAGGCAAAAATACGCCGTTTGTGAATCACGCGGTGACCGGAAAAGTCACAACCACCTTCACACAGGGCAACCTGGTGTTTCAGCAAGAAAACCTGCAAACCGTGTAG
- the ruvX gene encoding Holliday junction resolvase RuvX has protein sequence MPDAAKLGKQPLNQSHLPITQRRYPDVSGTVLAFDFGEKRIGVAVGDTLLKLAHALLTIEAEENAAKFAQIDALLQEWRPVLLVVGLPMSMDGEAHAMTALAQKFAQRLEGRFNLPVVMVDERLSSAEAAQTLYEAGVRGRAQKPLLDQVAAQTILQSYFDAYHGRA, from the coding sequence ATGCCTGATGCAGCCAAGCTTGGCAAACAGCCTCTTAACCAAAGCCATTTACCCATTACCCAGCGCCGCTATCCCGATGTCAGTGGCACGGTGCTTGCCTTTGATTTTGGTGAAAAACGCATAGGGGTTGCCGTGGGCGACACACTGCTCAAGCTGGCACACGCATTGCTCACCATAGAAGCAGAAGAAAATGCCGCCAAATTTGCGCAAATTGATGCGCTGCTGCAAGAATGGCGTCCTGTCTTGCTGGTCGTTGGTTTACCGATGTCCATGGATGGCGAAGCCCATGCCATGACAGCGCTGGCGCAAAAATTCGCCCAGCGCCTCGAAGGCCGCTTCAACCTGCCGGTCGTGATGGTAGACGAGCGCCTGTCTTCTGCTGAAGCAGCACAGACGCTGTATGAAGCGGGTGTGAGAGGCCGCGCACAAAAACCGTTGCTAGACCAGGTTGCTGCACAAACTATATTACAATCCTATTTTGATGCTTATCATGGACGTGCATAG
- a CDS encoding YggS family pyridoxal phosphate-dependent enzyme encodes MTAISDHLASIRQQLADAQARFQAAQPVTLCAVSKAQPTEAIRAAYAAGQTVFGENYLQEALTKQAQLDDCAIAWHFIGPIQSNKTQLIARHFDWVHSVDRLKIAQRLSDARPPALAPLNICLQVNISEEASKSGASGQELLELALNINQLPRLQLRGLMAIPAPCSDFAQQRDQFRQVRALFEHLNNHGLSLDTLSIGMSGDFAAAIAEGATLVRIGTAIFGARATSSSTDSVTKGP; translated from the coding sequence ATGACCGCCATTTCTGACCATCTTGCCTCGATACGCCAACAGCTGGCAGACGCACAGGCACGTTTTCAAGCCGCTCAACCGGTGACGCTATGTGCAGTAAGTAAAGCGCAACCAACCGAGGCTATTCGGGCCGCTTACGCCGCTGGCCAAACCGTGTTTGGCGAAAACTACCTGCAAGAAGCGCTCACAAAACAGGCTCAACTAGACGACTGTGCCATAGCATGGCACTTTATCGGGCCGATTCAAAGCAATAAAACACAGCTAATTGCCCGTCATTTCGACTGGGTACATTCGGTAGATCGCCTGAAAATTGCACAACGCCTGTCAGATGCGCGCCCGCCAGCACTGGCACCGCTCAATATTTGCCTGCAAGTGAATATTAGCGAAGAGGCAAGCAAAAGTGGTGCCAGCGGCCAAGAACTATTGGAACTCGCCTTAAATATCAACCAGTTGCCACGTTTGCAACTGCGAGGTTTGATGGCGATTCCTGCACCCTGCAGCGACTTTGCGCAACAGCGTGACCAATTTCGGCAGGTACGTGCGTTGTTTGAGCATTTAAACAACCATGGCCTGTCACTGGATACACTGTCAATCGGCATGAGCGGCGACTTTGCCGCCGCCATTGCCGAAGGTGCCACGCTGGTACGCATAGGCACCGCCATTTTTGGCGCACGTGCAACCTCCTCCTCCACAGACTCAGTGACAAAAGGACCCTGA
- a CDS encoding ATP-binding protein: protein MNSLEHLLQRAEQLITRLETLLPTPLAEPNWQALAWRWVKHGAQGQLQAVEHPHHVRLDDIRFIDRQKTEVVRNTRQFLQGLPANHVLLTGARGTGKSSLVKAVLNAYAADGLRLIEVEKQDLTDLPQITQLLRQRPEKFIIFCDDLTFEANDIGYKALKVILDGSIEHGSANVLVYATSNRKNLMPEYMADNQPIVDKGEIRQNDTIDEKTSLAERFGLWLSFYSFDQDEYLSIAEHWLDTFGISMDDAARHAALQFYHTRGARSGRVAYQFAKDYAGKLQLAP, encoded by the coding sequence ATGAACTCACTTGAACATTTGTTGCAGCGCGCTGAACAACTCATCACGCGCCTGGAAACCCTGCTGCCAACGCCGTTGGCCGAACCAAATTGGCAAGCACTGGCCTGGCGCTGGGTAAAACATGGTGCCCAGGGTCAATTACAAGCCGTCGAACACCCGCACCATGTGCGTTTAGACGATATTCGCTTTATTGACCGGCAAAAAACCGAGGTGGTGCGTAATACACGCCAGTTTTTGCAAGGCCTGCCTGCCAATCATGTGTTACTCACCGGCGCCCGCGGCACTGGTAAGTCGTCATTGGTCAAAGCAGTGCTCAATGCCTATGCCGCAGATGGCCTGCGGCTGATCGAGGTTGAAAAACAGGATTTAACCGACCTGCCGCAAATCACGCAATTACTCCGCCAACGGCCAGAAAAATTTATTATCTTTTGTGATGACCTCACCTTTGAAGCCAACGACATCGGCTACAAAGCGCTCAAAGTGATTCTTGACGGCTCGATTGAACATGGCTCCGCCAACGTGCTGGTGTACGCCACCTCTAACCGCAAAAACCTGATGCCGGAATACATGGCAGACAACCAGCCGATCGTCGATAAAGGTGAAATCCGCCAAAACGACACCATAGACGAAAAAACCTCGCTGGCCGAGCGTTTTGGGTTATGGCTATCGTTTTACAGTTTTGACCAGGACGAGTACCTGAGCATTGCCGAACATTGGCTAGACACCTTTGGCATTAGCATGGATGATGCAGCACGCCATGCTGCCCTGCAGTTTTACCATACCCGTGGTGCGCGCAGTGGCCGTGTCGCCTACCAGTTTGCCAAAGACTACGCTGGCAAACTGCAACTCGCGCCATAA